The following proteins are encoded in a genomic region of Zea mays cultivar B73 chromosome 9, Zm-B73-REFERENCE-NAM-5.0, whole genome shotgun sequence:
- the LOC118473405 gene encoding uncharacterized protein encodes MYIKIESMRLDWYSNPVNQEIIRAELYQGLVDVISAGENRASEVGKRIVLPRTFQGGDRDMQQRFLNAMAIVQRLGKPDYFITMTCNPYWEEITNNLLPGQTPQDRPELVTMVYRAKLRDMKDLLIKKAYFGQVAGYVHVTEFQKRGLPHEHILLIMNLHNKLTSPDAYDKVICAEIPEKDKYHVLHNLVIKHMLHGPCGVLNKKCPCMVNEECRFRYPRQFCAATQQGKDSYPLYRRRDDGRRVKVRGCVLDNRWVVPYNPGLLMR; translated from the exons ATGTATATCAAGATTGAGTCTATGAGGCTTGACTGGTACTCTAACCCTGTTAACCAGGAAATTATACGGGCTGAACTATACCAG GGTCTTGTGGATGTAATTTCTGCCGGGGAGAATAGAGCTTCAGAGGTTGGCAAGAGAATTGTTTTGCCTCGTACATTCCAAGGGGGTGATCGTGATATGCAGCAAAGATTTCTTAATGCAATGGCTATTGTCCAACGTCTTGGGAAACCAGATTACTTCATCACAATGACTTGCAATCCATACTGGGAGGAGATTACAAACAATCTTCTACCTGGCCAGACACCACAAGATAGACCAGAGCTGGTTACAATGGTATACAGGGCCAAATTACGAGACATGAAAGATCTATTGATCAAAAAAGCATATTTTGGCCAAGTTGCGGGCTATGTGCATGTTACCGAGTTTCAGAAAAGGGGATTGCCACATGAACATATTCTATTGATAATGAACCTACACAATAAGTTGACAAGCCCAGATGCATATGACAAAGTGATTTGTGCAGAGATACCAGAGAAGGATAAATACCATGTTTTGCATAATCTGGTCATCAAGCATATGCTACATGGACCTTGTGGAGTTTTAAATAAAAAGTGTCCTTGTATGGTCAATGAAGAGTGTCGTTTTCGCTATCCTCGACAATTCTGTGCTGCAACTCAACAAGGAAAGGATTCATACCCTTTGTATAGGAGGAGAGATGATGGGCGTCGTGTAAAGGTAAGAGGATGTGTGTTAGATAACAGGTGGGTGGTTCCATACAATCCTGGATTGCTTATGAGGTAA